From a single Miscanthus floridulus cultivar M001 chromosome 8, ASM1932011v1, whole genome shotgun sequence genomic region:
- the LOC136477650 gene encoding GDSL esterase/lipase At5g03980-like, which translates to MATMARILLAAFLALLVVVSPCHARPAPQQAAKEKAAVDGITAIYNFGDSLSDTGNLLREGATGMLQHTTGLPYGSAIGGATGRCSDGYLMIDYLAKDLGLPLLNPYLDKGADFSYGVNFAVAGATALDAAALARKGVSVPHTNSSLGVQLQRFKDFMSTNTQSPQEIREKLAHSLVMVGEIGGNDYNYAFSANKPAAGGARNMYNLGRMATGVAEAMGLVPDVVRSVTSAARELLDMGATRVVIPGNFPLGCVPSYMAAVNETEPAAYDANGCLAALNLFAQMHNVLLQQGIRELRRSYTSATISYADYFYAYVRMLRDAGKTGFDEGARTEACCGAGGGAYNFDMDRMCGAPGASVCARPDERISWDGVHLTQRANSVMSDLLYHRGFASPAPVEFP; encoded by the coding sequence ATGGCGACCATGGCTCGCATCCTGCTCGCCGCGTTCTTGGCGCTGCTTGTCGTCGTTAGCCCGTGCCACGCAAGGCCGGCGCCACAACAGGCAGCCAAAGAGAAGGCGgcggtggacggcatcactgcCATCTACAACTTCGGCGACTCCCTATCGGACACCGGGAACCTGCTCCGCGAAGGCGCCACGGGCATGCTGCAGCACACCACGGGTCTTCCCTACGGGTCTGCCATCGGCGGCGCCACCGGGCGATGCTCCGACGGGTACCTCATGATAGACTATCTGGCTAAGGATCTCGGCTTGCCGCTGCTGAACCCGTACCTCGACAAGGGCGCCGACTTCTCTTACGGCGTCAACTTCGCCGTGGCCGGTGCCACGGCCCTCGACGCGGCGGCCCTCGCCAGGAAAGGGGTCTCCGTCCCTCACACCAACAGCTCACTGGGCGTCCAGCTCCAGCGGTTCAAGGACTTCATGAGCACCAACACCCAGTCCCCGCAGGAGATCCGCGAGAAGCTTGCTCATTCGCTGGTCATGGTGGGGGAGATCGGCGGCAACGACTACAACTACGCCTTCTCGGCGAACaagccggcggccggcggcgcgcgCAACATGTACAACTTGGGCCGCATGGCGACCGGCGTGGCCGAGGCGATGGGGCTCGTCCCGGACGTAGTGCGGTCCGTCACGAGCGCGGCAAGGGAGCTCCTCGACATGGGCGCGACGCGGGTAGTGATTCCGGGGAACTTCCCGCTCGGGTGCGTGCCGAGCTACATGGCGGCGGTGAACGAGACGGAGCCGGCAGCCTACGACGCCAACGGCTGCCTGGCGGCGCTGAACCTGTTCGCCCAGATGCACAACGTGCTGCTGCAGCAGGGCATCCGAGAGCTGCGCCGATCCTACACGTCCGCGACCATCTCCTACGCCGACTACTTCTACGCGTACGTGCGGATGCTGAGGGACGCCGGCAAGACGGGGTTCGACGAGGGGGCGCGGACCGAGGCGTGCTGCGGTGCTggcggcggcgcctacaactTCGACATGGACCGGATGTGCGGCGCGCCAGGCGCGTCGGTGTGCGCGAGGCCGGACGAGCGCATTAGCTGGGACGGCGTGCACCTGACGCAGCGCGCCAACAGCGTCATGAGCGACTTGCTCTACCACAGGGGCTTCGCGTCCCCAGCGCCGGTGGAATTCCCGTGA
- the LOC136474184 gene encoding uncharacterized protein, with protein MAKYNVVQKNKRQWKQDRKRAAHGEPGTGKLKQRTAPVSMSGKRKRKLERRLNREQKEAAMIKALENNMGDVDMVSAEESSEAATGKSQVKFSVKKSSRIQIKRLKGKGRKKAKNAKPPAKEKVDAMIE; from the exons ATGGCCAAGTACAACGTGGTGCAGAAGAACAAGCGCCAGTGGAAGCAGGACCGCAAGCGCGCCGCGCATGGGGAGCCCGGCACCGGCAAGCTCAAGCAGCGGACCGCGCCCGTCTCCATGTCCGGCAAGCGGAAGCGCAAGCTCGAGCGCCGCCTCAACCGG GAGCAGAAAGAGGCTGCGATGATTAAGGCGCTGGAGAACAATATGGGGGATGTCGACATGGTCTCTGCTGAAG AGTCTTCGGAAGCTGCAACGGGCAAGTCTCAAGTGAAGTTCAGTGTGAAGAAAAGCTCAAGAATACAGATCAAGAGATTAAAGGGAAAAG GCAGGAAGAAAGCCAAAAATGCAAAACCACCTGCGAAGGAGAAAGTTGATGCCATGATAGAATGA
- the LOC136477649 gene encoding CMP-sialic acid transporter 5 produces the protein MQRNGVVECSVCRSRVVVPSPRSVSRAYDKHRSKMSSKFRALNVFLVVGDCILVGLQPILVFMSKVDGKFQFSPISVNFLTEVMKVIFAIVMLIIQSRKQKVGEKPLLARSTFIQAARNNVLLAVPALLYAINNYLKFIMQLYFNPATVKMLSNLKVLVIAVLLKFIMRRRFSVIQWEALALLLIGISINQLRTVPAGNTAFGLPVTAIAYIYTLIFVTVPSMASVYNEYALKSQYDTSIYLQNLFLYGYGAIFNFLGILGTALFQGPESFNILRGHSRATMFLICNNAAQGILSSFFFKYADTILKKYSSTVATIFTGLASAAFLGHTLTINFLLGISVVFISMHQFFSPLAKAKDDKPADLIELEDTQNHRSSESSFVNMTAGAADDASHRIGTDERQPLLPT, from the exons ATGCAGCGGAACGGGGTGGTGGAATGCAGCGTTTGCCGCTCCCGGGTGGTGGTGCCGAGCCCCCGGAGCGTGTCCAGGGCATACGACAAGCACCGCAGCAAGATGTCGTCCAAGTTCCGCGCGCTCAACGTCTTCCTCGTCGTCGGTGACTGCATCCTTGTTGGTCTCCAG CCCATCCTAGTGTTCATGTCAAAGGTTGATGGGAAGTTTCAGTTCAGTCCCATCAGTGTTAACTTTCTGACGGAGGTTATGAAAGTCATCTTTGCTATTGTGATGCTCATAATTCAG TCTAGAAAGCAAAAGGTTGGAGAAAAGCCACTTTTGGCACGTTCAACCTTCATACAG GCAGCCCGTAATAATGTACTTCTAGCAGTTCCTGCTCTTCTATATGCCATCAACAATTACCTAAAATTCATAATGCAG TTGTACTTCAATCCTGCGACTGTAAAAATGCTAAGTAACCTGAAG GTACTGGTTATAGCTGTTCTTCTGAAATTTATAATGAGAAGGAGATTCTCAGTTATTCAG TGGGAAGCTCTTGCTCTATTGCTTATTGGAATCAGCATCAATCAACTCCGAACTGTACCCGCAGGCAATACGGCATTTGGTCTTCCTGTCACTGCTATTGCCTACATATATACATTGATTTTT GTAACTGTTCCTTCAATGGCTTCTGTCTACAATGAATATGCCTTGAAAAGCCAATATGACACTAGCATTTATCTCCAG AACTTGTTTCTGTACGGATATGGAGCAATATTCAACTTCCTTGGCATTCTCGGGACTGCCTTATTCCAA GGGCCAGAAAGTTTTAATATTCTTCGAGGACATTCAAGGGCCACAATGTTTCTCATATGTAACAATGCTGCACAAGGCATTCTATCTTCATTCTTCTTTAAGTATGCAG ACACAATTTTGAAGAAGTATTCGTCAACTGTTGCCACAATATTTACTGGCCTAGCTTCTGCTGCATTCTTGGGGCATACCTTGACCATTAATTTTCTCCTGGGCATATCAGTGGTGTTTATTTCAATGCACCAG TTCTTCTCTCCACTTGCTAAAGCCAAAGATGACAAACCAGCTGACTTAATAGAGTTGGAAGATACCCAAAATCACCG GTCATCTGAATCTTCTTTTGTAAATATGACTGCTGGTGCCGCTGATGAT GCGAGCCATCGGATTGGAACTGATGAGAGGCAACCACTGTTGCCTACATGA